A single region of the Pararhodospirillum photometricum DSM 122 genome encodes:
- the epmA gene encoding EF-P lysine aminoacylase EpmA produces the protein MPPSLPPYHPEAFARRRPYLLVRSRVLAALRAFFAARGALEVDTPALQVSPGLEPHLMAFKTRLDGPFGQGKRDLYLHTSPEFAMKKILAAGEPAIFQIAHVFRNGERSPTHHPEFTMLEWYRVGQSFSALMDETEALVAAVARAAGTDVLHWKGQTFDPFGPWERLSVSEALARHTGINLPPLLDHAVTLSGQPHEPDPGPLAAAAQTIGVRTEPQDRFEDVFFRILLDRVEPHLGHERPCFLYGYPLCMAALSRPDPADPRFAERFEAYVGGLELANAFGELTDPVEQRARFVADMDVKERLYGERYPLDEAFLEALHQGLPPCCGSALGVDRLVMLVSGARHIDDVQWMPVVS, from the coding sequence ATGCCCCCTTCCTTGCCCCCCTACCATCCCGAGGCCTTTGCCCGGCGCCGACCTTATCTGCTGGTGCGAAGCCGGGTTCTGGCGGCCCTTCGGGCGTTTTTCGCGGCGCGCGGTGCCTTGGAGGTGGACACCCCGGCCCTTCAGGTCAGCCCCGGGCTGGAGCCGCATTTGATGGCCTTCAAGACCCGGCTCGACGGTCCGTTTGGCCAGGGCAAGCGCGATCTGTACCTGCACACCTCGCCTGAGTTCGCCATGAAAAAAATCCTGGCGGCCGGCGAGCCTGCGATTTTTCAGATTGCCCACGTTTTTCGCAATGGCGAGCGCAGCCCAACCCATCACCCCGAGTTCACCATGCTGGAATGGTATCGCGTCGGGCAGAGTTTTAGCGCGCTGATGGACGAGACCGAAGCCCTGGTGGCGGCCGTGGCCCGTGCCGCCGGGACCGACGTGCTGCACTGGAAAGGCCAGACCTTCGATCCCTTCGGCCCCTGGGAGCGCCTCAGTGTGTCCGAAGCCCTGGCGCGGCACACCGGCATCAACCTCCCGCCCCTCCTTGATCACGCTGTTACCCTCAGCGGCCAGCCTCACGAGCCCGATCCCGGCCCGCTGGCCGCCGCGGCCCAGACGATTGGCGTGCGCACCGAGCCCCAGGACCGCTTCGAGGATGTGTTTTTCCGCATTCTCCTCGACCGGGTCGAGCCCCACCTCGGCCACGAGCGGCCGTGCTTTTTGTATGGCTATCCCCTGTGCATGGCGGCGCTCTCACGCCCTGACCCCGCCGACCCCCGCTTTGCCGAGCGCTTCGAGGCCTATGTCGGCGGCTTGGAACTGGCCAACGCCTTTGGCGAACTCACCGATCCCGTCGAACAACGCGCCCGCTTCGTCGCCGACATGGATGTCAAGGAGCGCCTCTACGGCGAGCGCTATCCCCTCGACGAAGCGTTTCTGGAGGCCTTACACCAAGGCCTGCCGCCGTGTTGTGGCAGTGCCTTGGGGGTGGATCGGCTGGTGATGCTGGTCAGCGGCGCGCGCCACATTGACGACGTCCAGTGGATGCCCGTCGTCTCCTAG
- the rpsG gene encoding 30S ribosomal protein S7, producing MSRRRAAEKREVLPDAKFGDVVVAKFINSVMLEGKKGVAEKIVYGAFDRIQAKTGQDPLKVFHDAIDNVKPAVEVRSRRVGGATYQVPVEVRPDRRQALALRWLIDFARKRSETTMIDRLTGEFLDASSNRGGAVKKREDTHRMADANKAFSHYRW from the coding sequence ATGTCCCGTCGTCGCGCAGCGGAAAAGCGTGAAGTTCTCCCCGACGCCAAGTTCGGTGATGTCGTTGTTGCCAAGTTCATCAATTCGGTGATGCTGGAAGGCAAGAAGGGCGTTGCGGAGAAGATTGTCTACGGTGCCTTCGATCGCATTCAGGCCAAGACCGGTCAGGATCCGCTGAAGGTTTTTCATGACGCCATTGACAACGTGAAGCCCGCCGTTGAGGTGCGTTCGCGTCGTGTTGGTGGTGCGACTTATCAGGTTCCCGTGGAAGTCCGTCCAGACCGGCGCCAGGCGCTGGCCCTGCGCTGGCTGATCGATTTTGCGCGCAAGCGCTCGGAAACCACCATGATCGATCGCCTGACTGGCGAGTTTCTGGATGCGTCATCGAATCGCGGTGGCGCGGTGAAGAAGCGTGAGGATACGCATCGCATGGCCGACGCCAACAAGGCGTTCAGCCACTACCGCTGGTAA
- a CDS encoding S41 family peptidase: MVLAGLSACSSRAPAPAIPAPSLPPQAQAPLSPSPPAHFSRPEAEALFTFGYNSVLERYIDPVSLSDIGLAGLKALEPLDPALKIRRAGSSLEVVRSNAVIGSFRLPAADDAPGWGRVTAGVLGLLVDGTPVLHQKPSEALYKTVFEGALAPLDPFSRYATSEEANTHRGMRNGFGGVGLLFESIDNAVTITRVLPGTPAEAAGLRPGHRILAIDGHLAHGQGSEQVREWLRGPTNSDVTLTVEDAESARRWLVVLTRTLILLPTVEADLDNTLGIIRITSFNQRTTTAVAEVLAGMQRQTRGTLQGVILDLRGNPGGLLDQAVSLSDLFLERGPIVSTRGRHPDARQFYSATPGDLSSGVPLAVLIDGESASAAEIVAAALQDSGRAVVIGTTSYGKGTVQTVIQLPNGGELTLTWSRFHTPSGYVLHGLGVMPAACTSGQDNAETVLLDMHEHEAERASQSGLWRSVDPRQSAQRATLRASCPPQPHPEAAIDDQVAHRLLEDRALYRQALRLTQPLQAARGL; the protein is encoded by the coding sequence GTGGTCCTAGCTGGCCTCTCGGCGTGCTCCAGCCGCGCTCCGGCCCCCGCTATTCCGGCCCCCTCCCTGCCCCCCCAGGCCCAGGCCCCGCTGTCACCGTCCCCCCCCGCCCATTTCTCGCGGCCAGAGGCGGAAGCCCTGTTCACCTTTGGCTATAATTCTGTTCTAGAACGCTACATTGATCCCGTCAGCCTCAGCGATATCGGCCTTGCCGGTCTCAAGGCGCTGGAGCCCCTGGATCCGGCGCTCAAAATTCGCCGCGCCGGGAGCAGTCTGGAGGTCGTGCGCTCCAACGCGGTGATTGGCAGCTTCCGCCTGCCGGCGGCTGACGATGCGCCGGGCTGGGGCCGGGTCACGGCGGGGGTTTTGGGGCTCTTGGTAGACGGAACCCCGGTTTTGCACCAAAAGCCCTCTGAAGCTCTTTACAAGACCGTTTTTGAGGGCGCGCTGGCCCCTCTTGATCCGTTTTCCCGCTACGCGACCAGCGAAGAAGCCAACACGCATCGCGGGATGCGCAACGGCTTTGGCGGGGTGGGCCTGCTGTTCGAAAGCATCGACAACGCGGTGACCATCACCCGGGTCTTGCCAGGCACACCAGCCGAGGCGGCCGGGCTGCGACCGGGCCACCGTATTTTGGCTATTGATGGCCATCTGGCCCACGGGCAGGGCAGCGAGCAGGTGCGCGAATGGCTGCGCGGCCCCACCAACAGCGACGTGACCCTGACCGTGGAGGATGCCGAGAGCGCCCGGCGCTGGCTGGTGGTCCTGACCCGAACCCTGATCTTGCTGCCCACCGTGGAAGCCGACCTGGACAACACGCTCGGCATCATTCGCATCACCAGCTTTAACCAGCGCACCACCACGGCGGTGGCCGAGGTCCTGGCCGGCATGCAACGGCAAACCCGGGGCACCTTGCAAGGGGTGATTCTTGACCTGCGCGGCAATCCCGGCGGCCTCCTGGACCAAGCGGTGTCGCTGAGTGACTTGTTTTTGGAACGGGGCCCAATCGTTTCCACCCGGGGGCGCCACCCGGACGCCCGGCAGTTTTACAGCGCAACCCCGGGCGACCTCAGCAGCGGCGTCCCTCTCGCGGTGTTGATCGACGGGGAGAGCGCCTCGGCAGCCGAGATCGTGGCGGCGGCCTTGCAAGACAGCGGGCGCGCCGTGGTGATTGGCACCACCTCTTACGGCAAGGGCACAGTGCAAACCGTGATCCAGTTGCCCAACGGCGGCGAACTGACCCTCACGTGGTCCCGCTTTCACACGCCCTCGGGCTATGTCTTACATGGACTCGGCGTGATGCCGGCGGCGTGCACCAGCGGGCAGGACAATGCCGAAACGGTCCTCCTGGACATGCACGAGCACGAAGCCGAGCGTGCCAGCCAAAGCGGCCTGTGGCGCAGTGTCGATCCGCGTCAAAGCGCCCAACGCGCCACCCTTCGCGCCAGTTGCCCGCCCCAACCCCATCCCGAAGCGGCGATCGACGACCAAGTCGCCCACCGACTCTTGGAGGATCGGGCCTTGTATCGCCAAGCGCTGCGCCTGACCCAGCCCTTGCAGGCGGCCCGCGGCCTGTGA
- the rpsL gene encoding 30S ribosomal protein S12 codes for MPTINQLIRKPRRAEGKRNKVPAMQACPQKRGVCTRVYTTTPKKPNSALRKVARVRLTNGFEVTSYIPGEGHNLQEHSVVMIRGGRVKDLPGVRYHIIRGVLDTQGVKDRRQRRSKYGAKRPK; via the coding sequence ATGCCGACGATCAATCAGCTCATCCGCAAGCCCCGTCGAGCGGAAGGCAAGCGCAACAAGGTGCCGGCCATGCAGGCCTGCCCGCAGAAGCGCGGAGTCTGTACCCGCGTTTATACTACGACGCCGAAGAAGCCGAACTCGGCCCTTCGTAAGGTCGCGCGCGTGCGGCTGACCAACGGTTTCGAGGTCACGAGCTACATTCCGGGTGAAGGGCACAACCTTCAGGAGCACTCCGTGGTGATGATCCGCGGCGGCCGCGTGAAGGACCTTCCGGGTGTTCGGTACCACATCATCCGCGGTGTCCTGGATACCCAGGGCGTTAAGGACCGTCGTCAGCGTCGTTCGAAGTACGGCGCGAAGCGTCCCAAGTAA
- the fusA gene encoding elongation factor G: MTRDTPLERYRNIGIMAHIDAGKTTTTERILYYTGKSHKIGEVHDGAATMDWMEQEQERGITITSAATTAFWADHRVNIIDTPGHVDFTIEVERSLRVLDGAIAVFDSVAGVEPQSETVWRQADKYGVPRMCFVNKMDRMGSNFYRCVDMIVDRLGARPLVINLPIGSEAEYVGLVDLVKMKAIIWRGDDLGASFDEVEIPADMQDKALEYREKLIETAVEVDDAAMEAYLEGNEPDEATLRACIRKGTIEMKFVPVLNGSAFKNKGVQPMLDAVVDYLPSPLDVPPIRGVLPDSDTEVHRLSSDDEPFAALAFKIMNDPFVGSLTFARIYSGRLESGSYVINTVKNKRERIGRMLLMHANNREEIKSAAAGDIVALVGLKDTTTGDTLCDPAKPVILERMEFPEPVIEVAVEPKTKGDIEKMGLALARLAAEDPSFRVSTDSESGQTVIKGMGELHLEIIVDRMRREFKVECSVGAPQVAYRETISKTYTVDYTHKKQSGGSGQYAKVSITFEPLTPGSGYQFESKIVGGSVPKEYVPGVEKGLASAIDTGVIAGFPVTDLKATLVDGGYHDVDSSVLAFEIAARAAFREGLPKAGPKLLEPIMRVEVVTPDEYMGDIIGDLNSRRGAVSGMDQRGNARVVSASVPLANMFGYVNNLRSMSQGRAQYTMHFDHYAEVPNNVAEEIRSKMAG, encoded by the coding sequence ATGACACGCGACACCCCGCTGGAACGCTATCGTAATATCGGCATCATGGCCCACATCGATGCCGGGAAGACGACGACCACCGAGCGTATTCTGTACTACACTGGCAAGTCCCATAAGATCGGCGAAGTCCACGACGGCGCCGCGACGATGGACTGGATGGAGCAGGAACAGGAACGCGGCATCACCATCACCTCGGCGGCCACCACGGCGTTCTGGGCGGACCACCGAGTCAACATCATCGACACCCCGGGCCACGTGGACTTCACCATTGAGGTGGAGCGTTCCTTGCGTGTGCTGGACGGCGCCATTGCCGTGTTCGACTCGGTGGCCGGCGTCGAGCCGCAGTCCGAGACCGTGTGGCGTCAGGCGGACAAGTACGGCGTGCCCCGCATGTGCTTCGTCAACAAGATGGACCGCATGGGGTCGAACTTCTATCGGTGCGTTGACATGATCGTGGACCGCCTGGGTGCGCGTCCGCTGGTCATCAACCTGCCGATCGGGTCCGAGGCCGAGTACGTGGGCCTCGTGGATCTGGTGAAGATGAAGGCCATCATCTGGCGTGGCGACGATCTGGGGGCCTCGTTCGACGAGGTCGAGATCCCGGCCGACATGCAAGACAAGGCCCTGGAATACCGCGAGAAGCTGATCGAGACTGCGGTCGAGGTCGATGACGCCGCCATGGAAGCCTACTTGGAGGGCAACGAGCCCGACGAGGCGACCTTGCGGGCGTGCATCCGCAAGGGCACCATCGAGATGAAGTTCGTGCCGGTTCTGAACGGCTCGGCCTTCAAGAACAAGGGCGTGCAGCCCATGCTCGATGCCGTGGTGGACTATCTGCCGTCGCCGCTCGACGTGCCGCCGATTCGTGGCGTGCTGCCCGACAGCGACACCGAAGTGCACCGCCTGTCCTCGGACGACGAGCCGTTTGCGGCGCTGGCCTTCAAGATCATGAACGATCCGTTCGTGGGCTCGCTGACCTTCGCGCGCATCTACTCGGGGCGTCTGGAGTCCGGCTCCTACGTCATCAACACGGTGAAGAACAAGCGCGAGCGTATCGGCCGCATGCTGCTGATGCACGCCAACAACCGTGAAGAGATCAAGAGCGCGGCGGCTGGTGACATCGTGGCGCTGGTCGGTCTCAAGGACACGACCACGGGCGATACCCTGTGCGATCCGGCCAAGCCTGTGATCTTGGAGCGCATGGAGTTCCCCGAGCCGGTGATCGAGGTGGCGGTCGAGCCCAAGACCAAGGGCGACATCGAGAAGATGGGCTTGGCGCTGGCGCGTCTGGCGGCCGAAGATCCCTCGTTCCGCGTGTCCACCGACTCCGAGTCGGGTCAGACCGTGATCAAGGGCATGGGCGAACTGCACCTGGAAATCATCGTCGATCGCATGCGGCGTGAGTTCAAGGTGGAGTGCTCGGTGGGTGCCCCGCAGGTGGCCTATCGCGAGACCATTTCCAAGACCTACACGGTCGATTACACCCACAAGAAGCAGTCGGGCGGCTCGGGTCAGTACGCGAAGGTGTCGATCACCTTCGAGCCGTTGACCCCGGGATCCGGCTACCAGTTCGAGAGCAAGATTGTCGGCGGTTCGGTGCCCAAGGAATACGTGCCGGGCGTCGAAAAGGGCTTGGCCTCGGCGATCGATACCGGCGTGATCGCTGGCTTCCCGGTGACCGATCTGAAGGCCACCTTGGTGGACGGCGGGTATCACGACGTGGACTCCAGCGTGCTGGCCTTCGAAATCGCGGCGCGTGCCGCGTTCCGCGAGGGTCTGCCCAAGGCCGGGCCGAAGCTGCTGGAACCGATCATGCGCGTCGAGGTGGTGACCCCCGACGAGTATATGGGCGACATCATCGGCGATCTGAACAGCCGCCGGGGTGCCGTTTCCGGGATGGACCAGCGCGGCAATGCCCGCGTCGTTTCGGCCAGCGTGCCTCTGGCCAACATGTTCGGTTACGTGAACAACCTGCGTTCCATGTCCCAGGGCCGGGCGCAGTACACGATGCACTTCGACCACTACGCCGAAGTGCCGAATAACGTGGCCGAAGAAATTCGCAGCAAGATGGCCGGCTGA